In Deltaproteobacteria bacterium, the sequence GGCTCGTCCGCGAGCTGCTGCGCCTGGCTCCCTGCCGGGTGGGCGGCGGGATCCGCGATCTCGAGACCGCCCGGGCCTGGCTGGACGCGGGCGCCGAGAAGATCATCATCGGCACCGCGGCCCGGCCCGAGCTGCTGATGCAGCTCCCGCGGGAGCGGGTGATCGTCGCGCTCGACGCCGACCGCGGCGAGGTGGTGGTGGAGGGCTGGCGAAGGGGTACCGGCGCCGGGATCCTCGAGCGCCTCGAGGCGCTGCGCGAGTACGCCGGCGGCTTCCTCGTCACCTTCGTGGAGCTCGAGGGGCGCCTGGGCGGCACCGACCTCGAGCGGGTGGAGGCCATCGTGGCGGCGGCGGGCGAGGCCCGGGTGACCATCGCCGGTGGCATCACCACCCCCGAGGAGGTGGCGGCCCTCGACCGCCTCGGCGCCGACGCCCAGGTGGGGATGGCCCTCTACACCGGCCGGATGGGCCTGGCCGAGGCCTTCGCCGCTCCCCTGCGCTCGGACCGCCCCGACGGACTCTGGCCCACGGTGGTCTGCGACGAGGGCGGCCGCTCGCTGGGCCTCGCCTACTCCGACCTGGAGAGCCTGCGGGTCGTCATCGACGAGGGCCGCGGCGCCTACCGCTCCCGCAGCCGCGGGCTCTGGGTGAAGGGGGCGAGCTCGGGCAACACCCAGGAGGTGATCGACCTCTCCGTCGACTGCGACCGCGACGCCCTGCGCCTGCGGGTGCGGCAGCGCGGCCCCTTCTGTCACCTCG encodes:
- the hisE gene encoding phosphoribosyl-ATP diphosphatase, which gives rise to MIVPSIDLMEGEAVQLIGGRERELSAGDPRPLARTFGRVGEVAVIDLDAALGQGSNAGLVRELLRLAPCRVGGGIRDLETARAWLDAGAEKIIIGTAARPELLMQLPRERVIVALDADRGEVVVEGWRRGTGAGILERLEALREYAGGFLVTFVELEGRLGGTDLERVEAIVAAAGEARVTIAGGITTPEEVAALDRLGADAQVGMALYTGRMGLAEAFAAPLRSDRPDGLWPTVVCDEGGRSLGLAYSDLESLRVVIDEGRGAYRSRSRGLWVKGASSGNTQEVIDLSVDCDRDALRLRVRQRGPFCHLGTRGCFGEGRGLEALARLLEARRREAPAGSYSARLFEEAGLLEAKLREEAGELGEARGEAEVVHEAADLIYFALVAATRAGVGLEPIEAELDRRALKVSRRPGDRKDREEAK